AGggtaacacttcacaataagTTTTTGTCAACATTAGTTCATGAATTAGTTAACacaaactaacaataaacaatacttctacaacatttattaaatgtaatgttcattttatcatttacaaaacctttttaaatcaaaagttgtaactgttaacattagttaatgcacaatgaacttacATGCACAATTGCATTGGCATGAactaactaacattaacaaaaatgatgaaaactatattgttcattgttagttcacgtTTGTTAATACGTTTACCAATGTTAACACATACAACTTTGTTGTAGAGTTTTACCACTTATATTTCTTGTTGACACTGAGACAACCAAAAAATAACTgcatcaaatgaataaatattcaataaaGCACACAGAACTAAATCAGGactttataaaaatgttcatgCACTATGTTTGTAAACTGTCAAATATATTAAGCGTCAGATTGGCTATGAATTAAAAGCAATAGGCTACATGACAGATCATAACAAACACCATTGCAAATACACATAAACACTCATGCAAAAATAAGACACAtgataaaacaaatgcaaaacaagACACACTTTTTGCTTGTCAACTCATaaattgttgtttgtgtgttttaaatctACAAAATAATACGAGACCCCACTTAACACAGCTTCATTCTCATATCCATATCTAGCATGCTAGCTCTATGCCAGACAACACCACTAacgcaataaaataaaaacaaatgttaattCTCACCTATAACGATTCTCAGATGTTTCAATCTTGTCAGCACGTCCTTTTTAGGGTCGAGCACTTTCTGTGTCGATTTCCTGACATCTCCATGAGGTTTTTTTGAGAACATTCCgagatgttttgaaaagctaATGTTAATCTTCAGTTAATTCCCTCAGTCATGGGCGGATCTGACAGACTCACGGAGCAAAAGGTGTTACAGCTCGTGAGGAAACGTGATGAATTAGTGGCGAGGGGTGCATTTTTGCAGAGGAGGTCGGACAAAAGAAAAAGAGCAGGCAGCCCTCCTCTGTGAACTACACACCTCTCTGAAGATCTGCAAACATGGCGGAGAACGCCGCgacatgaacacaaacaccTTCATCGATGCCAGAGATATTCAACGCTCAGACGTCATATGAGGCACAATCACAGCATTAAACTCCACAAGACACATTTGACAAAACAactttaataaagttttgtaTCTGTATTACTAAAGACTTACTATATTTGCTATATAATAATGTTATAATATTccatttattttactattttaactccTACAAAATATAACTCAAATTGCCAAGTCAAATACGGAAAacataaattcagaaaaatacatttattaaattgaAGAAACTGAAAACTAAGCTGTGTTTGTGGGAGACGGTATAAAAGTGTCTTTATgtctaaacaaaacatttatagtaTAAAAGATCAAGACTAATACAaaggttattattattttaaatgacatcatttcatCATGTCACCCTATCGTCGATAGATTTATTCAGCCTATTTTAAAGCCATGAGCACAGAGCTCACGACGAATGGGAAATGTAGTTCATTTGTCTAGTAGGACAAGCAGTGCCGGATGGAGCTTTGTCACAAAAAACTACAACCCCCAGAGTGCTACAGTAGTGCACATTCCGCGCCAGAGCCTCTGCATTTCACAGTGGAGCTTGTTTTGCCTAATGTAGCAAAACAGAGATTTTTTTTGTGACAAAATATCAGATAGAGCGACATAATAAAAACAGCGATCCATTAAGTTGTATTATTAGATCCAGGATGAACTACAAATAATGCTATTCAGGATTTAAGCGTTTGTTAGCATGGTACATGTTgacttctgttttgtttttagcattTTAACAGTAACGTTAAGCTAACAAACACGTTTGGCATATCTTTAATCGTCAGCAGTACTTTCAAAGAAAACGGTCAGTAGATTTCGTCGGTTATCTGTGTATAATGCCAGTGCACGCTAGAGAGAAGAAAGACAGCAACCATGAAGACATGGAGGTGGATTTCGTGGAGCAAGATGGGAGCAGTTCAGAGGATGAGGAAACCGAAACCTCGTCTGTCTCTGAGGATGGAGAAAGTTCAGGTAAACATCAGCAATCTGCAACAACTATGGAGTAATTCATCTATTATTGTACTCATTATATTATGTGTAATGTTGCATAAAGTCAGCTGACACGTCAAATACTGCCtttgattcattcattttttaacaaatatcTGTCAATTCAGAAATGGACGATGAAGACTGTGAAAGGAGAAGAGTAGAATGCCTTGACGAAATGAACAATCTTGAAAAACAGTTTACTGACCTCAAAGACCAGTATGTATACAGTACTTATCGTTTGTTCCTATTTATTGCACATAAGCGATGttatacatacatgcatatgcattttaaaacatgtgCATCTGTTGTATCAGGTTATACAAAGAGCGCCTGAATCAAGTGGATGCCAAACTCCAGGAAGTGATGTCAGGAAAAGCCCCCGAGTACCTGGAGCCTCTTGCCACACTTCAGGagaatatgcaaattagaacAAAAGTTGCAGGTCAGTGTGATGTTCTAACCGAACGTGCAGTAAACGTGTTTATCAAAGTGTGTATTTCTATAACGTGATTTTGGATAACAAGGGGACATATTTCTAAACACATAATTTGTTAAACTTATACTTGCAGGCATCTACAGAGAGCTGTGCTTGGATTCTGTGAAGAATAAATATGCCTGTGAAACTCAAGCAGCTTTCCAGCATTGGGAAGTGAGTATTTTAAGATGTGTTAAAACCATTTAAGTTTATAAAAGTTAATATTGCCAAATGTCTGCCAGTTACAAGCCAATGCTTTATAAAGTGCTCTCTAAATCGGTTCGCAACGTCTCTTTCAGAGCGAGAAACTGCTATTATTCGATACAGTTCAGAGTGAATTAGAAGAGAAGATCAGACGTTTGGAAGAAGACCGTCATAGCATAGATATTACCTCGGGTGCTGTAATGCTTAATATAGTTAATCCAGTTTTAGCTCTCCCACTTCTACTTTGGTGTTATTTATGCtgtctttgttatttttcatCCGCAGAGATCTGGAATGATGAGTTACAGTCGagaaaaaacaagaagaaagaTCCATTCAGTccagacaaaaagaaaaagcCTGTCACTGTGTCAGATATCCTTTACCGCACCTTGCTGAATATTCCTAAAATGTTGATTTGCTTAAATAACAGTATGTTTCTTAACACGGACACGCCCATATATTGTTTATATGCTGCAAGATTTGGATATACTGGAGGATTGGACCACTATCAGAAAGGTTAGTGCTATACAATCTTTTAGCTCAGTGTAAAGAATAAATGGCTTCGTTATGTAAATGATGTATCATATTTATGTCTTGTAGGCCATGGCAACATTAGGACCTCACAGAGGTAAAACTGATGGTAAGatcatatttatataatagGGCATTGCATAAATTagattacaaaaaataaattacatgcACATCATACTGATAACTCTTGTTACAGATAGATTACTGTTTCTCTATTACAAAAATGACCATCAAATATACATGAAGCATCACATGCATCTGCTTAGTGTAATGAAATTGCTTcatcaatatttattttgattgcTTCGTTGTGTCACATGTTCATAAACGGTTATAATCGTAACAATAGAATTTTGCATTTTGATGTAGTCGCATCCTCAAAGAGTGACAAACATCAACACAGTGCACGCTCTGAAGATGGACGCCTGTTTTACGACGGCGATTGGTACGGCCGCGGTCAGGCCATTTGTATCGACAAGAAAGACGAGTACCCCACGAGGTGAGAGATTTGAGTAACCAGCTCTAAAATACACTCAAGCCCGTATTGATCTCTCTGCAGACTTATGTGAGTTATTTTTCTCCACTGTCTTTCACACAGCGCTGTAATAACTACAATCAATCAGGATGAGGTGTGGTTCAAACGGGTCGATGGGAGCAAGTCAAAACTCTACATCTCACAGCTCCAGAAAGGCAAATACACCATAAAGCATGCCTGATCCATGCGAGACCTGATAGCTTTTCAGTGCGGCAGTCGGGAATGTTTGACAGTGTCATTTATTGTACAGTTAATCAcgtttaaatacttttttggtgtttaaaaatgaataagttGATGTATTGACTGTTTGTGAAGACAACAGAGTTGATGTTCTTGTACTCTCTTTTGTTGTTCAAAGCAGTGCCATTTGTACAATTATTACTACTATAAACAAGgtcaaaaatgtaatataattatgGGCTTAGTTTCTACCCTGAGATGTGGTACTTTTGTATTTTGATATTAAGGTTCATTTTCCTTTTCATTCATGGAAGTTAAGATCATTTAATGAAATTTCAGTTAAATGACCATGAATGGAGTtgagtgttttattgtgtaatacCATGTCTGCCCACCAATGTTtacctgttttatttttttacatatttctgTTTTCATACATAAATTACAGTTTGAAAACTTGCCTGTCTTTGATGACAGTTAAATGAATCGGTCTTGTTTGTGCagcatcttaaaataaaattacagatGTGTAAGCCATTTTAGGAGTGAGTAAACAAGATGTTACCACAGTATTCTAAAGTCTCAGCTGTTAACCATGTTAGCGGTTTAATGTTTTCTGTGTTTGGAGAAGAGATGCTCTTGCTGCTCTATTTACAGTTTAAACAAGCCATAATTGTGCTTATTGTAATTCACACATTTCTGTTCTGGTTCACTGTTGTCATTGGAGTTACAGCGCCACCATCTGAATTTTTGGTGTACTTGTGTTTTATAACTTTTTTCTGATTTGTCAATATTTTTGATAATTCTGTGCTGAATGTGTTTTTTCTAATGAAATGGTGTTGAACAAACTTCCAAATATAACATTGATTTACAGAGCATTGATTTCTTTATGTATCACTGAGCTCTAAAACGGTGTCATTAAGTAGCAGTATTTTGttataatgttatttaaaacattaaggcctagtttcatagacaaggcttagcctaagccaggactatgccttagttaatttaggctatttaaagtcggcatgaaacggaagtagcgaTTGTGTTTTTTGCAAGTCGTGACGTATACACGAGTGAAACGATTTCTGAAATGAGGGCAAAATGttgggcgggacttgatttcatccaccgacaactgattggatcgttaaaaggtgaaagatCTGAACGCCAGTTTGCAATATGTCAGTCATTGCAGTCGCGCCATTCGTGACCAGAAGAGAGGCCGTTTTGACGAGGAGGAGGTTGACGGTTTTGATTTAAGATTAGTGcaaattaattttttaaaaataatgatgtgcaggaataaataatttataataaatacttcacaactgcgtaaaacaattagaacgatcatttttaatttcatgccgactttaagtcGCAAAACGccttagaaaaaaaaaacattactgatgtgcatcttgagacaaaacaatggcactgacatattttaagatagcCTATGTCAGGGGAAGTTATTTTCGGTTAAGACAgatcaaaattcattttagtctgggactagtcttaagcatGGTCTGTGAAAcctggggccggttgcataaactgtttagactagtcttagaagttagtcatcTAATTTTTTTCTACAAGACTGGTCATAccttctttaaatcagttacataaaaaggtagattgggctaattgaaatataaaaaatcctaactaattgctagtcagtgagacgcTGTCTGAACTTTGtggctaagtttatgcaactgggccctGGGCTAAAATAACTTGGTTAGGTCAAAAGATggtttaatactttttaacagACTGAGTACTGTTATATACGCTTGGCCTTCTTATGCCATGTTTAGTATGTATAAAGTCTTTCACTCAAATATTTGCCATATACAACATCAGTAGAGGACAACATACTCAGAGATTatcataaaaatgaagaaatagaaTTACAACATGAAGCGAACCATTTGACATTACGACGGGAGCGCATTAGTGTCTTAGTAGTTTTGATTTGTTAACCAAAAATTAATATAAGTGAGcagttaaatatatattattttcgAGGAAATTCAAGTGCAATTTTGTTGACAATTAGTTCACAATTCTAATACAAAGTAAGCTTTATTTTGAAGGTAAATGTTGCACAAAGCAGTAATTTAGTTGTTCAGTACATAGAGAAGCAAGAACATTTTTCTCTAAAACATTAGTGTATTTTACAAATGCCAAATTTTTGTGATTTAGATGCTTTTGGGTAAATGTTACTGATGCTGACTATGtatcataatataaaaaaacaatcttcagatgtttgaaatataaattgcATAGATTGACTGCAAGAATCACAAGGTTCACGAAAGACAACAGGTGACATTCAAATGTGTAAGCAGTAGATAAACATGGTAGACAGCAACGTCAGGAAATAGTTAGGTTTTGCATAACTATACataatgattttaaatatgtgatttatataaatatatataatcacATTGACTGCATTCAAGTAGGCATTCATTATAGAGTAAAAGCAAATTATTTCTAACGGAAATTTTGCTGCAATACTGTTACACCACACGCTATCTCCCAGCAGTCTTGAGCAAATACCTTCTCATGGATGTTcttataaaaagaaaatgacagaaacatgagtgtgcaaataaataaaaagccataTATTCACTGGCCAAAACGGCTGCTAACTCTAAAGCATTAAAAAGGTAATTAAATGCTAGGCAATAGCACATAGtttgtacatacaatatgttaGTTGGTATACTGAAGGACAGACCTTCTATTAATATACCTGGCATTAGTGTGTTTGAATATGCAATAAACCAGTGTCCAGTGTAAATATTTTCAGGACATTTGAGTCAGCGCTGCATTTGTGTTCATAACATCTTTGCAAAAGAAAGTGTAGTGCACAGTCCATAgaataattcataataataCAGGTGCTCTCTGTTCTGTAATGTTAATAAGCAGCAGGTCTGGGGTCTCTGAGTTGTCGTTCTAGTAATCCAGACTATTCTTCCATTTTCCATCACTGTCTGCTGAACCGTCTGGTGAAGCCGGTGCCAGCGCAGAAGGCAGCCTGGCACTAGATGAATACTCCTGCACTTCACGCAAATTTCTTCTTGGTTGCAGTGAAGCGTTCCATGTACTAAGGAAAAACATGACTGTGTAAGGCAAAATCCAAATTTGTGTTTCTGAAAATTCCCTCTCCTAGAATCTTTTTACAGCTTTGTACAGCCTttgtttcaaaaataaatacttagaccagttttgttttgcattcaaACTTGAACATCTAAATTGTGAATCTTGGAAATACATGATGCATGATATTTGCTAAAGAGGACGAGATACACAGAACCAGGCAGCGACTATACTTGTatagtagattttttttatcctTTTGGAGTGCCTGTGAAAACctgttaatttattttaatattctaTACCAAAAAAGTGTGAAATGATACCAGcaaacgatgaaagaatttttagcAAACCATTTCTTTAAGTATTATTTCAGCCTAATTTTCAAAACTGGCACAAATGTATGTTATTTGATTTTTAACATTTCCTACCTTATCATATCCTTCAAGGTCACGCAGCATTTTAACTTCAAACAAGTTGCCCTCCACGGAGAGCAGAGACACCTGGGAGTCTGTTAGGATAGAAGGAGGGATAGAGGAAAGTTCCAGACAGTTCTCCTCCAGACGCAAGACCTTCAGTCTGGGAGCACGAGACACCTCTGGAGACAGGCTCGAAATCTGAACAACGACACAACACAAAGTTAAAAACTCCTTAGTTGTATATCCTGTTAATGTACATCTGATCAAAACATGATCAGTGTGATATGTCATTGATATACTCACCTGGTTCTGGTTGAGGTTGATTTCAATGGCCTGCAGTTCGGCCACTTCTGCCGGAACAGCCtggattttatttttagacaGGTCCAGGACATCAAGATGGCGAAGGGAGCCGAGTCCACTGGGAAACTCTTTAAAGTGATTTCCTGACAGGCTGAGGGTCCGCAGGGCCTTCAGCTGACCCACACCTGCAGAAAGCTGCTTCAACTGGTTTCCATTTAAAATGAGAGTTTCCAGCTTCTTGAGTTTTCCGATTTCATTTGGTAGACTGGCTGTGcaggtaaaataaatgtatattaaaacctATTTAATATTCAGCAACTTCGAGGCTgggatgtttttcattttacatgtAAATAGGTCAGCCAATCACATGTCATTTACAGACACAAGAAGATACAGTAGCAAAAATAGCTATTTAATTGGTTTTAAGGGTCAGAGAGGGTGAAAACCAACGAAAAACACCACTGCAactttatatataataaaaataaaatactaaagatgtgtaaaacaataaaactcaATATAAAACTCAACATCAGTTCATCTGCATGACAGCAAACACTAAACTGCAGTATTTGTTAACACTTACACAGCTTATTGCTGTTAATGGTCAGACTCTTAAGCTGCTGGAAGCCTCCTATGAAGTCAGGAAGGACCTCGATTTTGTTGCCGGACAGATCAACTGTGCGCAGGTTTCCAGTGAGCTTCTGTAGTTCCTCTGGAAActgtataaacaaaaacatacaacctGTCAATAATCCATGAGAAAGCTCCAGCTAAGTGCATCTGAGTGGTGAATATAATTACCTCCGTCAAACCCTTTCCAGTCAGCTGAAAGACTCCAGTCTTCTGAGAGGTTTCTAAATGAGCTTTGAGAGCGCTGTTCCCCATTTACAGGATATAACTGCAGCAAATGCTGTTCTGTTAATTGCAATATCAGGAAATACACTGGAAGAAACATAAAGAGGTTTCCTATAGTCAAACCATTGAAGGAATCTATAGAGCTGTTGAAATgacacagattttttaaaataacactttttgTAAACTCTTCCTCAATTAGATATAACCAACAAAACCTTGTTCTATGcctttaaattataataataaaaacatttttgttacaaAGCTAATGTTTATTtgagtttaaaaatgtatagcctgaatgcactgtaagtcactttgaataaaagcatttgtcaaacacataaatgtaacttttgaccattacatttgttttaagtTACTTCTGACCATCACAGTTGAAATGTTtaagtatttgtattattatattaaacaaaTGTGCCATGGTTCCTGCAGTGCATTAATATTAAGAGTAGTAGTAAGACCACAGTAACCATGAACAAAACCATATTTGCTTACTGGTTACCTTAAAACCTTAGTATTTTAGACACTACATAAACATAAGTGATAATAAATTAatgtcatgtaaatgtattaaaaccGACAATAACTGTcaattgtaaaatgtttttattgtaaaatagaTCCCCTAGTCGAACATTTAGTATAAGATGACAACATCTGTTGCCATTGTAAAAGCACGGTAAACATGATCAAACCCCACCCCTAATAATTAACGTACATAATCTCTGAGATAAACAAATTTAGGGATTAAGCTGTCCCTGCATGGATAAACAAGCTGTCAAACTATGTGAGCTGtcataaatataaacatcatGTTGCTGCATGCACAGTGAGTAACTAACGTTATATCttaaaaatatcataaataataCATACCATAGCCAGCTAGCTCGAACGGCTAGCTATAAATCCACAGTTTATTAACAATCCGAGGGAATTACCAATTTAAAGAGCTCGATGGGTAACGCTTAAAACTTCATCAAGGGCTCAAAACGCATCTAATAAGGAAGTGTAATAATTGTGGATGAAAGCAAGTAGTCCTTTATAACGGGTGATCTAAAGAACTTTGTTCATGTCTAATTCAAACACACAGTCGAATGAGGCTGTGGATGTAATTTCCCTATACACCATTAGGTGGCAGTAATAGATTAATTCGGCTTCCGTTTCATTGTTTGTATTTCGCCAGTTGCCACCTAGTGGCGTGGATGTAAATACGCTCTGACTTCATGCAAACACCTAACAACCTCTCCATTATAAAAATGTGAAGAACATAAATATATCTAATATAGTTATTCTTTTTGGATGATAGTGGAAAAGTTTCTAATGGATGGTAATTGGTCATTGGTGACAATGGTAATTGCACtggttttaatgaaaactatATTGGTCTCTGTTGGttactggtaatgtgttgggttctaTGGTTCGATGTTATCTGGTGAATGGGAACCGAAAGAACTACTGGAAAGTGGAATTAGGCACAAAACACTACATAAAGGAATTGTCTAATGCGTTTAATGGCAAACAGCTGATGATGCATTTTGTACGCATGGTGCAGTTAAAATTTttgatgaaagtgaaaattgTTTTTTACTACCAAGTTATACGGTTTGTTGTGGCAACAATAACTGTAGTGGTTTTTGTAGTTTTGCAGACACTTGGTTTGGTAATTTTTCTAAGAGCTGTTAGACCACATCCTAGGTGGTAAAACATGCCactcactcaaaaatgaaaattctgtaatcatttactcaccctaaggttgtttcaaacctatatacatttctatgttctgttaaacacaaatatttgaaaGAAATGTAAGCCATTTttagttctgtgacatcattcactaccatagtagggggtaaatattgtatcttttttgttctgttgaacacaaagtgagatattttgaagaatttaggaaaacaaacagttttggggcacctttgactaccatttgatttttcctactatggcagtcaatgatgtgaccgaactgaaaattgcttacattcttccaaacatctttctctgtgttcatcagaacaaagtcatttgtaaaggtatgaaatgacatgaggctaagtgaatgatgacagaattttcatttttgggtgaactatcactttaatgctacttttaaaggaatagttcaccttcaaaatgtaaattctccCTGCTGACAAAAGCATAGAAactcaatagaaaccatcactaATGGTTTCTATTAGAATGCCATTACAACCCAACAgccttttccattaaaacaattacaaaatcttaaaaaaaaacaatagaaagtagttgtaatggttttaaagggatttgtattggttaaATGGAAACTGTAGTGGTGTCTACTGGTAGTGATTCTATTCGTGgggtgttatctggcagattaaACCTATTGCAAAAAtgtccaaaacacactacaaaatggagttttgtaatggttttaaaggaaaaCTGGTTCATAATGGAATTTTATTTCTGTGAATCTGTTTCTATTGTGTTTCTGATTTTTTTCAGCAAGGATGCAAATTAAAGACTATACATTAGAAAAAAGCACTTTATTGCAGTTAACTTTGTCATGCGTTTATCAGCAGGAGCAGGGATGCAAGTGAAAGactatacacacaaaaaaaaaactttattgtcACAGGCAGTAAACATTGGTTATATCgaaaataaatagattttttttacgcTTTACATTATTATTGGTCAATTAGTGTCTGTTTTAATTGAAACACTGCACGTTTACTCAATTCTGCAAATAAAATCCAACAATCCTAAAGGCAAACACATGTGTTGGTTACATAAGTGAGGAGAAATCATGCAAACTGGACATGTGATCGGCTATATTTAAATACTCAAAAAAAACAACTATGggaaaaaactgtttaaaacgATTTAACACCGACTTATTGTGAAAATGCCAAAAACGAAGCCGCCTCAATGTTGTTGCATCAAATGAATAAGTTCAATCAAACACAGAGTCATTTCAGGATGTTTTGGCCCTAACGCATGTACAGCCCACTACAACGCTCTCAAAAGTGGCCTTGAAACACGTCCTGTCTTGCGTATCCTGTTTCAGCACCAGTATGTCTTGATATATGGGCACTGAGTTAAGTCTCTCATCCACTTCACTGTCAGAATAGCTGCAGTACTCTGTATTGCACCGGGCTTCAAAGATGACATGTGGTATCCTGTGTGAAGAAATCTTCGGTCTGAAAGCAAACAAAGCCCAGGATCAACCCAAACACACTTTAAATGATGTTTCACACTGATGTCACATGACTTTAAACCTACTGTCATCTTATTTCACAACCTGGCCATGACAGGTGTTAATGCTGGCTTATAAAACCATGACGAtaaatatacttaaatattGAACATATAATAAATCCTTTGTTTCAAATAGAGACCTACATTAATCTTCAGACTAGCTCGAAATCTTTGATCA
This genomic window from Triplophysa rosa linkage group LG10, Trosa_1v2, whole genome shotgun sequence contains:
- the lrrc57 gene encoding leucine-rich repeat-containing protein 57 — translated: MGNSALKAHLETSQKTGVFQLTGKGLTEFPEELQKLTGNLRTVDLSGNKIEVLPDFIGGFQQLKSLTINSNKLSSLPNEIGKLKKLETLILNGNQLKQLSAGVGQLKALRTLSLSGNHFKEFPSGLGSLRHLDVLDLSKNKIQAVPAEVAELQAIEINLNQNQISSLSPEVSRAPRLKVLRLEENCLELSSIPPSILTDSQVSLLSVEGNLFEVKMLRDLEGYDKYMERFTATKKKFA
- the brms1la gene encoding breast cancer metastasis-suppressor 1-like protein-A, which translates into the protein MPVHAREKKDSNHEDMEVDFVEQDGSSSEDEETETSSVSEDGESSEMDDEDCERRRVECLDEMNNLEKQFTDLKDQLYKERLNQVDAKLQEVMSGKAPEYLEPLATLQENMQIRTKVAGIYRELCLDSVKNKYACETQAAFQHWESEKLLLFDTVQSELEEKIRRLEEDRHSIDITSEIWNDELQSRKNKKKDPFSPDKKKKPVTVSGPYIVYMLQDLDILEDWTTIRKAMATLGPHRGKTDVASSKSDKHQHSARSEDGRLFYDGDWYGRGQAICIDKKDEYPTSAVITTINQDEVWFKRVDGSKSKLYISQLQKGKYTIKHA